TCTCCGGTCTTGAGGACACGCCCATTCCTATCTTTGCGCTTTTCCGCCAAATCGCACACTCCTTTCTGGAAAAGCGCTCCAATATGTATGATAGAATTATCATAACACATTGGAGCGCCTAACAGCTTTCGGTATATACGTCAAGTATTCGCATTGCAGCAATGTTCCACGCCAATTCCCTGCCGTGCAGAGTAAAAAGCTCCCGCCGAGGATGATCTCAGCGGGAGCTTTTTATTGGATTGCCGATTCGCCTTACTTGCCCTGATAGGCTCTGAAAAGGAAAGTAACGATTTGTGCGCGGGTGCAGCTATTGTCTGGCCCGAACAGGCCATCACCAATGCCGTTTGTGACGCCGTTCTCCATCGCCCATGCCACAGCGTTTGCATAGTAGCTATCGGTAAGAACATCGCTGAACTCTGCCTTGCTATCGACCAGCTTACCAATGGCACGGAACAGGAAAGTCACGCTCTGGGCACGGGTGCAGGTGGCGTCAGGACTGAATTTGCCATCGCCCGTTCCTGTGGTGATACCGTTCTCCACCGCCCACGCAACTGCCTTAGCATAATAGCTGTCCGCAGAAACATCAGAGAAGCTGCTCATGCTCTTGGGTTCGGGAGAACCGGCAGCACGCCACAGGAAGGTGACGATCTGTGCGCGGGTGCAGGGCTGGTTCGGTCCAAAGAGGCCGTTGCCAATACCGCCGGTGATGCCCTTCTTGGCGGCCCACTTCACAGCCTCATAGTAGTAGGCGTCGGTGGAAACGTCCGCGAAGTTCAGCGTCTCGATCTCAGCGAATTCCGCAGAAACCGTCACCTTGGAGGCGGGCATGGTGAAGGTAAACTTGCCGTTGCCCTTGTCCTTCACCTTGATCTTGCTGCCGCTGGCGTCCTTCACGGTCAGGGTGTCCAGCTCATAGCCGCTGTCGGGCTTGACGGTGATGG
This window of the Dysosmobacter acutus genome carries:
- a CDS encoding integrase DNA-binding domain-containing protein, translated to MCYDNSIIHIGALFQKGVCDLAEKRKDRNGRVLKTGENQRKNGTYEWPMPLRWGSQPC